A window of Gloeocapsa sp. PCC 73106 contains these coding sequences:
- a CDS encoding MIP/aquaporin family protein, with amino-acid sequence MIKFNWREYLIEAWGLGTFMLVASMFGTLIYAPASAVNALVTNYIARGLLMGLLMGMTSIILIYSPWGKRSGAHFNPAVTLTFYRLKKLRKVDTFFYIIFQFIGGLLGILLASLILGQNFTEPPLDYLVTLPGKFGPSVAFFTELILAFGLILTVLVTSNINRVSNYTGYFASILITVYILVAAPISGMSINPARSFASAVPAGIWDFFWIYYFAPPLGMLLAAEIYRRYFPSPKTICCKMCPNNEQTCIAIKCCDQCDDFVRQWRTN; translated from the coding sequence ATGATCAAATTTAACTGGCGTGAATATTTAATTGAAGCTTGGGGTTTGGGAACATTTATGCTTGTAGCAAGTATGTTTGGTACCTTGATTTATGCTCCTGCTTCTGCGGTTAATGCTTTAGTTACTAATTATATTGCTCGAGGTTTATTGATGGGTTTATTGATGGGAATGACCTCAATAATTTTGATATATTCTCCCTGGGGAAAACGTTCTGGTGCTCATTTTAACCCTGCTGTTACTTTGACTTTTTATCGATTGAAAAAATTAAGAAAAGTTGATACTTTTTTCTATATAATATTTCAGTTTATTGGAGGTTTATTGGGAATTTTGTTAGCCAGTTTAATTTTAGGTCAAAATTTTACAGAACCTCCCCTTGATTATCTGGTTACTTTGCCAGGCAAATTTGGTCCAAGTGTTGCTTTTTTCACTGAGTTAATATTGGCTTTTGGCTTAATTTTAACGGTATTAGTTACTAGTAATATTAATCGAGTGTCTAATTATACTGGTTATTTTGCGTCAATTTTAATCACTGTTTATATTTTGGTAGCGGCTCCTATTTCCGGAATGAGTATTAATCCAGCTAGATCTTTTGCTTCTGCAGTACCTGCGGGAATTTGGGATTTTTTCTGGATTTACTATTTTGCTCCACCTCTTGGTATGTTACTAGCTGCAGAAATTTATCGTCGCTATTTTCCCTCTCCTAAAACGATTTGTTGTAAGATGTGTCCTAATAATGAGCAAACCTGTATCGCTATTAAGTGTTGCGATCAATGCGATGATTTCGTTCGTCAGTGGCGCACAAACTGA
- a CDS encoding metal ABC transporter solute-binding protein, Zn/Mn family: MLGRFIFRSIVASALLVGLVNHKATADNRPLVVATTSVLCDLTEQIAQETINLQCLVAPGVDPHVYQPKPRDRQLIDSAQLILYGGYNFDESLIKLINASNNPATKVAVHERAVPNPLMGAGDDHEHETGENVPDPHVWHDPNHGIAMVKVIAQELETLLPRQALLYQQNAQSIITELAEIDTWIAQQIATIPPEQRKLVTTHDALGYYVNAYGLEFEGALSGLSTDESPTAARVTELVRNIQATQVPTIFAETSVNPQLIETVAREAKVTVSERELYTDGLGEEGTDGDTYQKMLIANTRTIVEGLGGTYTPFQLQINLLLKVISYPLN, translated from the coding sequence ATGTTAGGTCGTTTTATATTCAGATCCATTGTCGCTTCAGCCTTGTTAGTAGGGTTAGTAAATCATAAAGCCACAGCAGACAATAGACCTTTAGTGGTAGCTACTACCAGCGTTTTGTGCGACTTGACCGAGCAAATTGCTCAAGAAACGATTAATCTCCAGTGTTTAGTAGCTCCAGGAGTAGATCCCCACGTTTACCAACCTAAACCCAGAGACAGACAACTGATTGACTCAGCTCAATTGATTTTGTACGGGGGTTACAATTTTGACGAGAGTTTAATCAAACTAATCAATGCTAGCAATAATCCTGCCACCAAAGTAGCCGTACATGAAAGAGCTGTTCCCAATCCGCTGATGGGTGCTGGAGATGATCACGAGCATGAAACAGGAGAAAACGTTCCCGATCCCCACGTTTGGCACGATCCTAATCATGGTATAGCGATGGTAAAAGTAATCGCTCAAGAACTAGAAACATTGCTACCCCGACAAGCTCTATTGTATCAACAAAATGCCCAGTCTATAATCACAGAATTAGCAGAAATTGATACTTGGATCGCCCAGCAAATCGCCACTATCCCCCCAGAGCAACGCAAATTAGTTACCACTCACGACGCACTTGGGTACTACGTTAACGCCTACGGTTTAGAGTTCGAAGGAGCTTTATCTGGACTAAGTACCGATGAATCACCAACAGCCGCGCGAGTGACAGAATTAGTAAGAAATATCCAAGCAACCCAAGTTCCCACTATTTTTGCTGAAACCTCCGTCAATCCTCAATTAATCGAAACAGTAGCCAGGGAAGCAAAAGTTACCGTGTCAGAAAGAGAGTTATACACTGATGGCTTAGGAGAAGAAGGAACCGACGGCGATACTTATCAAAAGATGTTAATCGCTAATACTAGAACCATCGTAGAAGGATTAGGGGGAACTTATACACCTTTTCAATTACAAATTAATCTGTTACTTAAGGTGATATCATATCCGCTTAATTAG